A region from the Engraulis encrasicolus isolate BLACKSEA-1 chromosome 18, IST_EnEncr_1.0, whole genome shotgun sequence genome encodes:
- the tmem214 gene encoding transmembrane protein 214 isoform X2, which produces MRSLDVSELKQQLERSQSLFPENPSVWVKDLAGYLNFKLPAPDSDPTLSTYAHDYPYCLAGKELRAIIKNLLSKSGETLQDFFDHCLLTMLREQDKPSSESLHGYRICIQAILQDKPKIATLNLADHLELLRSNQNRPVKCLTIMWALGQAGFYDLSQGLRVWLGIMLPVLGMKSLSSYAIAYLERLLMLHSNLTKGFGIMGPKELFPLLDFAYMPKNALSASLQEQLKRLYPRLKVLAFGAKPESSLHTYFPSFLSRATPNCPEPMKRELLSSLTECLSVDAHSLGVWRQLYTKYLSQSSLLLNHLLTCWKTLPIKLRSSLQETIQSFRVTNEQLGDCEGVEECNVMCSSIQMKMRGRGFPWSRLLMALLVFAVGFVAHDVRSHGSFAASSTSHYLHSSGVADLALTAWARVVTHSQQGFSWCEENMPYYYSMAVERVGPVMEDGWEKSKMAAAFMATHTSQGVEWIKENTPKLIEWINNNTPEGLVAFLEYLRELLLLLHEHYVMPALQYILQGLQHAWTTFQDSCNGEVSLLCLQNHAVSFTNSTWIYLQHTTASIRDWAQDLLSRA; this is translated from the exons ATGCGCAgc cTGGATGTGTCGGAGCTGAAGCAGCAGCTGGAGAGGTCCCAGTCCTTGTTTCCAGAGAACCCCTCCGTGTGGGTCAAGGACCTGGCCGGGTACCTCAACTTCAAGCTGCCCGCCCCCGACAGTGACCCCACGCTCAGCACATACGCACACG ACTACCCATACTGCCTAGCAGGGAAGGAGCTGCGTGCCATCATCAAGAACCTTCTGAGCAAGAGTGGAGAGACACTGCAGGACTTCTTTGACCACTGCCTGTTAACCATGCTGAGAGAACAGGACAAACCCAGCA GTGAATCGCTGCATGGATACAGAATCTGCATTCAGGCCATACTGCAGGACAAGCCCAAAATAGCCACCCTCAACCTGGCCGAC CACCTGGAGCTGTTGCGCTCCAATCAGAACCGGCCAGTGAAGTGTCTGACCATCATGTGGGCTCTGGGCCAAGCGGGCTTCTACGACCTCAGCCAAGGCCTCCGAG TGTGGCTGGGCATCATGTTGCCAGTGCTGGGCATGAAGTCTCTTTCCTCATACGCCATCGCCTACCTGGAGCGACTCCTCAT gctcCATTCCAACCTAACGAAGGGTTTTGGGATCATGGGACCAAAGGAGCTCTTCCCCCTGCTGGACTTTGCCTACATGCCCAAAAACGCCCTCTCAGCCAG tcttcagGAGCAGCTGAAGCGTCTGTATCCGCGGCTGAAGGTGCTGGCGTTCGGGGCCAAGCCAGAGTCCTCGCTACACACCTACTTCCCCTCCTTCCTGTCGCGAGCCACGCCTAACTGCCCCGAACCCATGAAGAGAgag CTGCTGAGCAGTCTAACGGAGTGCTTATCTGTGGATGCCCACAGCCTGGGGGTGTGGAGACAACTCTACACCAAATACCTCTCTCAGTCCAG TTTGCTGCTGAATCACTTATTGACGTGTTGGAAAACGTTACCAATAAAG TTGCGGAGCAGCCTCCAGGAGACCATTCAGTCCTTCAGGGTGACCAACGAGCAGCTGGGAGACTGCGAGGGGGTGGAGGAGTGCAACGTTATGTGCAGc AGTATCCAGATGAAGATGCGTGGGCGCGGGTTCCCGTGGTCGCGGCTGCTGATGGCGCTGCTGGTGTTTGCGGTGGGCTTCGTGGCGCATGACGTGCGCTCCCACGGCTCCTTCGCCGCCTCCTCCACGTCACACTACCTGCACAGCTCCGGGGTGGCAGACCTCGCACTCACAGCCTGGGCCAGAGTCGTCACACATAGCCAGCAGGGCTTCAG CTGGTGTGAGGAGAACATGCCCTACTACTACTCCATGGCGGTGGAGAGAGTGGGGCCGGTGATGGAGGACGGCTGGGAGAAAAGCAAGATGGCCGCAGCCTTCATggccacacacacctcccaaggAGTGGAGTGGATCAAAGAAAACACACCCAAGCTCATCGAATGG atCAATAACAACACTCCAGAGGGCCTGGTGGCGTTTCTAGAGTACTTGCgggagctgctgctgctcctgcatgAGCACTACGTGATGCCCGCCCTGCAATACATCCTACAGGGCCTTCAGCACGCATGGACCACCTTCCAGGACTCATGCAA CGGGGAGGTATCGCTCCTGTGCCTCCAGAATCACGCGGTGTCCTTCACCAACTCCACCTGGATCTACCTGCAGCACACGACGGCCTCCATCCGCGACTGGGCACAGGATTTACTGTCTCGAGCatga
- the saysd1 gene encoding SAYSvFN domain-containing protein 1 gives MDKMEQRLAAFRARKKAEAASKIDNNKPPESAETQPVPECTTNEKSANKETAPTSCSVPTATTTRHPHDSDWLLDSALGRWLGVDRLAFTNLTVLKLLLWLVLLGLFSELEFGLPFFLISLFYWLYEGLRAPAERRPGEMSAYSVFNPDCQPILGTLTAEQLEGEMGYRPMANRANR, from the exons ATGGACAAAATGGAGCAGCGATTGGCAGCGTTTCGAGCTCGTAAAAAAGCGGAGGCCGCGAGTAAAATCGACAATAACAAGCCACCCGAATCCGCGGAGACGCAACCTGTACCTGAGTGCACAACAAACGAGAAGTCGGCAAACAAGGAAACGGCGCCGACTTCTTGTAGTGTCCCTACTGCCACGACAACAAGACATCCGCAT GACTCGGACTGGTTGCTGGACAGCGCTCTCGGAAGGTGGCTTGGTGTTGACCGTTTGGCGTTCACTAATCTGACTGTGCTGAAGTTGCTTCTGTGGTTGGTACTTCTCGGACTGTTCTCGGAGCTGGAATTCGGACTGCCATTCTTTCTAATTTCCCTGTTCTACTGGCTGTACGAGGGGTTGAGAGCCCCAGCAGAGCGCCGTCCAGGTGAAATGAGCGCTTACTCCGTGTTCAACCCTGACTGTCAGCCCATCCTTGGCACTCTGACAGCTGAACAGCTGGAAGGGGAGATGGGCTACAGGCCCATGGCCAACAGGGCAAACAGATGA
- the tmem214 gene encoding transmembrane protein 214 isoform X1, with protein MASANNGSVGKWEVVKKGKKPTNAGGKSQSDKKTGGRKALSESNLSRLDPSAPIKTTETIYEGFEKMGKKNKEQVPPASEAQQQQKKKAKEQQQQQQQQQQAKKTSSSPSSSPKPTRYRTLDDAMRSLDVSELKQQLERSQSLFPENPSVWVKDLAGYLNFKLPAPDSDPTLSTYAHDYPYCLAGKELRAIIKNLLSKSGETLQDFFDHCLLTMLREQDKPSSESLHGYRICIQAILQDKPKIATLNLADHLELLRSNQNRPVKCLTIMWALGQAGFYDLSQGLRVWLGIMLPVLGMKSLSSYAIAYLERLLMLHSNLTKGFGIMGPKELFPLLDFAYMPKNALSASLQEQLKRLYPRLKVLAFGAKPESSLHTYFPSFLSRATPNCPEPMKRELLSSLTECLSVDAHSLGVWRQLYTKYLSQSSLLLNHLLTCWKTLPIKLRSSLQETIQSFRVTNEQLGDCEGVEECNVMCSSIQMKMRGRGFPWSRLLMALLVFAVGFVAHDVRSHGSFAASSTSHYLHSSGVADLALTAWARVVTHSQQGFSWCEENMPYYYSMAVERVGPVMEDGWEKSKMAAAFMATHTSQGVEWIKENTPKLIEWINNNTPEGLVAFLEYLRELLLLLHEHYVMPALQYILQGLQHAWTTFQDSCNGEVSLLCLQNHAVSFTNSTWIYLQHTTASIRDWAQDLLSRA; from the exons ATGGCCTCGGCTAATAATGGCTCGGTTGGCAAGTGGGAAGTAGTGAAGAAGGGCAAGAAGCCGACAAATGCTGGAGGAAAGAGTCAATCTGACAAGAAAACTGGTGGAAGAAAAGCACTTAGCGAATCCAACCTGTCAAGGCTTGATCCATCTG CTCCCATAAAGACGACAGAGACCATCTACGAGGGCTTTGAGAAGATGGGCAAGAAGAACAAGGAGCAGGTTCCTCCGGCGTCCgaggcccagcagcagcagaagaagaaagccaaggagcagcagcagcagcagcagcagcagcagcaagccaaGAAGACCAGCAGCTCCCCAAGCAGCTCCCCCAAACCCACACGCTACCGCACACTCGACGACGCCATGCGCAGC cTGGATGTGTCGGAGCTGAAGCAGCAGCTGGAGAGGTCCCAGTCCTTGTTTCCAGAGAACCCCTCCGTGTGGGTCAAGGACCTGGCCGGGTACCTCAACTTCAAGCTGCCCGCCCCCGACAGTGACCCCACGCTCAGCACATACGCACACG ACTACCCATACTGCCTAGCAGGGAAGGAGCTGCGTGCCATCATCAAGAACCTTCTGAGCAAGAGTGGAGAGACACTGCAGGACTTCTTTGACCACTGCCTGTTAACCATGCTGAGAGAACAGGACAAACCCAGCA GTGAATCGCTGCATGGATACAGAATCTGCATTCAGGCCATACTGCAGGACAAGCCCAAAATAGCCACCCTCAACCTGGCCGAC CACCTGGAGCTGTTGCGCTCCAATCAGAACCGGCCAGTGAAGTGTCTGACCATCATGTGGGCTCTGGGCCAAGCGGGCTTCTACGACCTCAGCCAAGGCCTCCGAG TGTGGCTGGGCATCATGTTGCCAGTGCTGGGCATGAAGTCTCTTTCCTCATACGCCATCGCCTACCTGGAGCGACTCCTCAT gctcCATTCCAACCTAACGAAGGGTTTTGGGATCATGGGACCAAAGGAGCTCTTCCCCCTGCTGGACTTTGCCTACATGCCCAAAAACGCCCTCTCAGCCAG tcttcagGAGCAGCTGAAGCGTCTGTATCCGCGGCTGAAGGTGCTGGCGTTCGGGGCCAAGCCAGAGTCCTCGCTACACACCTACTTCCCCTCCTTCCTGTCGCGAGCCACGCCTAACTGCCCCGAACCCATGAAGAGAgag CTGCTGAGCAGTCTAACGGAGTGCTTATCTGTGGATGCCCACAGCCTGGGGGTGTGGAGACAACTCTACACCAAATACCTCTCTCAGTCCAG TTTGCTGCTGAATCACTTATTGACGTGTTGGAAAACGTTACCAATAAAG TTGCGGAGCAGCCTCCAGGAGACCATTCAGTCCTTCAGGGTGACCAACGAGCAGCTGGGAGACTGCGAGGGGGTGGAGGAGTGCAACGTTATGTGCAGc AGTATCCAGATGAAGATGCGTGGGCGCGGGTTCCCGTGGTCGCGGCTGCTGATGGCGCTGCTGGTGTTTGCGGTGGGCTTCGTGGCGCATGACGTGCGCTCCCACGGCTCCTTCGCCGCCTCCTCCACGTCACACTACCTGCACAGCTCCGGGGTGGCAGACCTCGCACTCACAGCCTGGGCCAGAGTCGTCACACATAGCCAGCAGGGCTTCAG CTGGTGTGAGGAGAACATGCCCTACTACTACTCCATGGCGGTGGAGAGAGTGGGGCCGGTGATGGAGGACGGCTGGGAGAAAAGCAAGATGGCCGCAGCCTTCATggccacacacacctcccaaggAGTGGAGTGGATCAAAGAAAACACACCCAAGCTCATCGAATGG atCAATAACAACACTCCAGAGGGCCTGGTGGCGTTTCTAGAGTACTTGCgggagctgctgctgctcctgcatgAGCACTACGTGATGCCCGCCCTGCAATACATCCTACAGGGCCTTCAGCACGCATGGACCACCTTCCAGGACTCATGCAA CGGGGAGGTATCGCTCCTGTGCCTCCAGAATCACGCGGTGTCCTTCACCAACTCCACCTGGATCTACCTGCAGCACACGACGGCCTCCATCCGCGACTGGGCACAGGATTTACTGTCTCGAGCatga